The following proteins come from a genomic window of Malus domestica chromosome 02, GDT2T_hap1:
- the LOC103405731 gene encoding UTP:RNA uridylyltransferase 1, which produces MAGGGGDAPPLPSSNGGEFLLSLLQQQKPNLHHHQSPSPQQQQPPLVLDPAVAAVGPTLPFPHMPPWVSSNGQDHHPQLPNPSSLWSTQSPPPNFNFLGFPQSPYPSSSPPNPFPQFAGNQFPGNLEDLRNLVGFQSPNNNPLQNLAQLNQHQDQKLKFSYLPGDLVQNPEGSANASISSEVSKLSNSFDRNLNLSSNNSSTSNEFRHGNHDNFGSNFNSREQVQQGGGASGRGKQFQRNTPPPGFGNNARGGGSWNSGNRREFEHNVDRDRQSSSEFVRNRDVSFEDERMRRLANEDGRTRGNGVRGLGFNAQPDEPGLPTGTNLHSASALEIEESMMNLQHGDKARKDVEDGSQQLVDDDRDKKNEAKQHHNAREKESRSDNRGQHLLNQRMRIFKRQMQCRMDIDRLNAPFLAIYDSLIPTEEEKAKQKQLFTLLERLVTKEWPEARLYIYGSCGNSFGVSKSDIDLCLAIDEANINKSEFLLRLADILQSDSLQNVQALTRARVPIVKLMDPVTGISCDICINNVLAVINTKLLRDYAKIDARLRQLAFIVKHWAKSRGVNETYHGTLSSYAYVLMCIHFLQHRRPAILPCLQGMQTTYSVTVENVECSFFDQVDKLRDFGSHNKEPIARLVWGFFNYWAYSHDYANSVISVRTGSLISKREKDWTRRVGNDRHLICIEDPFEISHDLGRVVDKYSIKVLREEFERAADIMQYDANPCVKLFEPYVPDV; this is translated from the exons ATGGCCGGCGGTGGAGGAGACGCGCCGCCTCTCCCGTCCTCTAACGGCGGCGAATTCCTCCTCTCCTTGCTCCAACAACAAAAGCCcaacctccaccaccaccagtcCCCCTCCCCACAACAACAGCAACCGCCTCTAGTGCTCGATCCGGCGGTTGCTGCGGTGGGACCCACACTCCCGTTCCCGCATATGCCGCCGTGGGTATCATCCAACGGCCAAGATCATCACCCTCAACTCCCCAACCCTTCTTCCCTCTGGTCCACGCAGTCCCCTCCTCCTAATTTCAACTTCCTAGGGTTTCCCCAAAGCCCTTATCCCTCTTCCTCTCCCCCGAATCCCTTTCCCCAGTTCGCCGGAAACCAATTCCCGGGAAACCTCGAGGATTTGAGGAATCTAGTCGGCTTTCAGAGTCCAAACAATAATCCCCTCCAAAACCTTGCCCAGCTGAATCAGCATCAAGATCAGAAGCTCAAGTTTAGTTATTTGCCTGGCGACCTTGTCCAAAACCCCGAAGGTTCAGCAAATGCCAGCATTTCCTCTGAGGTTTCGAAGCTCAGCAATAGCTTCGACAGGAATCTCAATTTGAGTTCTAACAATTCTTCCACTTCCAATGAGTTCCGGCATGGGAATCACGATAATTTCGGTTCGAATTTCAATTCTCGGGAGCAGGTACAGCAAGGCGGAGGTGCAAGTGGAAGGGGAAAGCAGTTTCAAAGGAATACTCCGCCGCCAGGGTTTGGGAACAATGCGAGGGGAGGAGGGAGTTGGAATTCTGGGAATAGGAGGGAGtttgagcataatgtggatAGGGATAGGCAGAGTTCGAGTGAATTTGTGAGGAACAGGGATGTTTCTTTTGAAGATGAGAGGATGAGAAGATTGGCAAATGAAGATGGTCGAACTCGAGGCAATGGGGTTCGGGGATTAGGGTTCAATGCACAGCCTGATGAGCCTGGTCTGCCCACTGGCACCAATCTCCATTCGGCTTCTGCTTTGGAGATTGAAGAGTCGATGATGAATTTACAACATGGAGATAAGGCGAGAAAAGACGTTGAAGATGGAAGCCAACAGTTGGTTGATGATGACAGGGATAAAAAGAATGAGGCAAAGCAACACCATAATGCGCGTGAAAAG GAGTCAAGATCAGATAACAGAGGACAACACCTACTTAACCAAAGAATGAGAATCTTCAAAAGACAGATGCAATGTCGCATGGACATAGACAGGCTAAATGCTCCATTTCTTGCAATTTATGATTCCTTGATACCGACTGAGGAAGAGAAGGCTAAGCAGAAGCAATTGTTTACATTATTGGAGAGGTTAGTTACTAAAGAATGGCCTGAAGCTCGACTATACATCTACGGATCGTGTGGCAACTCATTTGGGGTTTCTAAAAGTGATATTGATCTCTGTCTTGCAATTGATGAGGCAAACATTAACAAGTCAGAGTTCTTATTGAGGTTGGCAGATATTTTGCAATCAGACAGTCTACAGAATGTGCAG GCGTTGACACGTGCTAGGGTTCCCATAGTAAAGCTTATGGATCCTGTCACTGGAATCTCCTGTGACATATGCATCAACAATGTTTTGGCTGTCATAAATACAAAGCTTCTTCGTGATTATGCAAAAATTGATGCAAGATTACGGCAATTGGCTTTTATTGTGAAACATTGGGCCAAGTCAAGAGGAGTCAATGAAACTTACCATGGAACTTTATCAAGCTATGC GTATGTTTTGATGTGCATTCATTTCTTACAACATCGCAGACCTGCTATTCTCCCCTGCTTACAG GGAATGCAAACAACGTACTCTGTCACTGTAGAGAACGTTGAATGTTCTTTCTTTGATCAAGTAGACAAACTAAGAGATTTTGGGTCCCATAACAAGGAACCTATTGCTAGACTCGTGTGGGGATTTTTCAATTACTGGGCATATAGCCATGATTATGCAAATTCCGTCATTTCTGTTCGTACGGGAAGCTTAATCAG CAAGCGGGAAAAGGACTGGACAAGGAGGGTTGGGAATGATCGGCATTTGATATGCATAGAAGACCCTTTCGAGATATCCCACGACCTGGGTCGAGTGGTGGACAAGTACAGCATAAAAGTTCTAAGGGAGGAGTTTGAGCGTGCAGCCGACATTATGCAGTACGATGCAAATCCCTGTGTGAAGCTCTTTGAGCCGTACGTCCCTGATGTTTAA